From the Hevea brasiliensis isolate MT/VB/25A 57/8 chromosome 15, ASM3005281v1, whole genome shotgun sequence genome, one window contains:
- the LOC110634454 gene encoding chromatin structure-remodeling complex protein SYD isoform X3 produces the protein MASSQPSHNVEFEAAKFLQKLIQDSKDEPAKLATKLYVILQHMKASGKEHSMPYQVISRAMETVINQHGLDIEALMSSRLPLTGGSQMGDSAGSSQAVGVTKDSKVGLAENEISKIDPFVSSRPPVGPSGAGHDYYQGSGIHKNSQSFDHESPSSLDTRSANSQSQERGVNQKDGKKAAAKRKRGDSSFPSEPHIDSPQQLDARNAVVNQRKAKTNKIDSPGGFPARGSENNNSMVPSGGQLELSSSHVSAGQQQGGSLPSPHETLSSRSAWNQNKTGLPLERSQVPRFSSNSVPGNMTAEIPVQQSMTSSIGAGHISKVHGGVHVTSSSYPMGELGFSGQAHFSGSELQKHGLAKGVDDLPASLSTVRVLENEGGSSNMFGDVKMIIQGGRQNSNSEMTMIRPTVPRDVGKSPAPQSSNPFKDQQLKQLRAQCLVFLAFRNGLVPKKLHLELALGNIFPKDGGNSDGPRKELVDHKGKAQSSHEPSSIPEASMQFGRLNNVKESEGIPPGASSAGRFLDGNFLSKEADKVKMMEDKSGPPSDLTVLAEERKHPFATRKLEAEVQSLEKVESQALFNTVNVMQPPDSARASLASRNPVDSTENGHLHVGRTDLASSLMSINKQVNPEAVSWTGIGSHNEVSRGSLPSIAVQHELMPDRKDNGPSHFQSLGNSSVSEQDDEDKSASTDSPPSPKCTMSEKWIMDYQKKRLLAERNWALKQQKTKQRMVTCFDKLKETVNSSEDISAKTKSVIELKKLQLLGLQRRLRSDFLSDFFKPITADMDRLKSYKKHKHGRRIKQLEKFELKMKEERQKRIRERQKEFFAEIEVHKERLDDVFKIKRERWKGFNKYVKEFHKRKERIHREKIDRIQREKINLLKINDVEGYLRMVQDAKSDRVKQLLKETEKYLQKLGSKLQQAKPMARHFENDMDETQTATVFEKNETVFENEDESDQAKHYMESNEKYYMMAHSIKESIAEQPACLRGGKLREYQMNGLRWLVSLYNNHLNGILADEMGLGKTVQVISLICYLMETKNDRGPFLVVVPSSVLPGWESEINFWAPGVHKIVYSGPPEERRRLFKEQIVHQKFNVLLTTYEYLMNKHDRPKLSKIHWHYIIIDEGHRIKNASCKLNADLKHYQSAHRLLLTGTPLQNNLEELWALLNFLLPNIFNSSEDFSQWFNKPFQSNGDNSPDEALLSEEENLLIINRLHQVLRPFVLRRLKHKVENQLPEKIERLVRCDASAYQKLLMKRVEENLGSIGNSKARSVHNSVMELRNICNHPYLSQLHVDEVDNLIPKHFLPPIIRLCGKLEMLDRLLPKLKATDHRVLFFSTMTRLLDVMEEYLTMKKYRYLRLDGHTSGNDRGSLIEQFNQTDSPYFIFLLSIRAGGVGVNLQAADTVIIFDTDWNPQVDLQAQARAHRIGQKRDVLVLRFETVQTVEEQVRASAEHKLGVANQSITAGFFDNNTSAEDRREYLEALLRECKKEEAAPVLDDDALNDLLARSESEIDVFELVDKQRREKEMATWKSLLLGQGLNATEPLPPLPSRLVTDDDLKSFYEVMKLYDVPKAEVVSNVGVKRKGQKLGGLDTQQYGRGKRAREVRSYEEQWTEEEFEKMCQVDSPESPKVKEEIIEKNMPKDASVPLVAIHTTEAQAILPPLPSPQSVEPPLLQQSKEVTPPSKRGRGRPRRTISDKSPTAMALPAPSGNGKVDVGLQKRIESSSLKSFAPNSSIGSSNLGGTSGVTPQSSIGITPSPQPTTPSVSVTPSSQSIPVAVVTAGSQSSSAAVVTPVLQSIPAVVTPGLQSIPAAVVTPGLQSIPATAVKPGLQSIPVAVTPGSQPMPSAVTPVSQSIPAAVVTPVSQSITAGPSAPIQSRGRGRKVQSGVQAPRRRGKKQGSILSASGNLAAPDPSTNEQSQTISVNPLLSATSGTISSVPVAHCHSNLPGSAAVEVISGPNYSVPGIALDSKSAPPISSIAPAAECLPPGPSAPIKGPSSNAQTGAGTPRRRGRKQAPLSSAVSDAFLSQFSISDQVSKNKSEESGSKAIVLTSNQKSYDCEPRDVNQEQATRVAGQDKKSAEHLDDATRNQQPLCSSTSNDGVARPMGSSPGQILCADMHDVAAVAKELSAENSSPKANFGEQGNDGGVAQNVPVLSKTFMEVAQSQSSEDKVSSVVGHPTESSPSSAAVEAIGKSVHEVAVKIASDSQPTASYPSLSPASQSIPSESMLVKRQGRKAPNRAETPRRRGRKQGPVSPAADALVVQDQKVNPQSQNKSRDSSGSKVMNLRSKQEGDLNEPANITQEAHLSSGLVGLDPKRKETSGIPGFDRIQTAAITDVARVMKEIFSETCSSKNKMGESSRIECKNAPIVPVVRQTPMEVPKSQSAEEKILSTVPTSDAETTVLGISVDSCRQSDPGVGVMVEEGHAPALGKPKLTENVVDSGQVSQKNSIAGVNKEVACTVPVSIGEKEIVSSSRPAPHELPGPSPVSSGNEVDSTLSSQGPEEPSGMTQDELGNEKVPSSNELPKSSPFDVGSLEHPKISVGAADDGNFSTATLSSPMEICDNNSMKKTEVSAKAPLPCVIGIESPTISANPDGVSFDSGVSTQMLPSPVTDSVSRRIPVLAKTSSGNIIEPSSQESLDARSIQGSTSCVKPSGVGGHPSESGSVSASSCHSDNVQLPVITLNDSKDEIQPSSKESPEPGAQLPSKESPELCALGIKSSSTSGTPNALGDHPPVPRSISGNQDNLSNVEVEGISDRSDIHATADKAAVFIGETGVEFPEASKKTNNLGADLLHGVVTTGCNTDTFCKAFTDHDKSEDLSIQIKDKRDPLSEPSQSVTSECNYVEVIAQDHGVMQLPLAVKSSEGDHVEVCNMEVDPSKIQELPPKDFVTTSSSVQGVSEGTSGMQLPRGSTEGGRLEVSNVEEQISLPEFTVSESADVGKDNSGAEVQPEVGSSKGECVAGCNAEANLSEALASLPNDIAAKSTDAEDIHQMEVLQFDRVVLQNISESTLPSSYLVVEEEKVDDKREKSSLAEGETRGSEAKMVNEGDVSRVGGIFPGDVLENMVLSSSPLTMEEEKSKVFFEQGLSGNAITPEESKSSETEIIHQMDVSHDIVEQLITPPNFILSSASLASEEEKMKSICEKGLVLSPVLEELKGSEAENCYQMGVSEVGSSVPEYTSAKMNVPSSSLAMEEDKADDLSDKGLFCSLVVPAESKGSDIEKNNEINVSQVGEVVPENISANMVLSLSSCAPEGDKIEGLSEMNKSGSSAAGEPKGSETEKSNALEDDKCEGLTEMNRSSISAAEEPKLSETEKSNALEDDNCEGLSEMNKSSSSAAEECEGLSEMNKSSSSAAEEQGSETEIGNALEDDKSKGLSEMNKSGGSAPEEAKGSETEKSEEMVVSQVVGIVSKTALDSDGLPTTLSVTEDDKIEGVSEKSTHSMLGAVGESRSEIEDNHPLAESQVDMIGPESSQVDGIEPEDSQVGGIVPDDKSGNVIIPTLSISMMHEEDIEDTPCKVPEGSKMSESEIDGQTKHGGMAEKLDLPYSLVTEGAGVPFSSEKGTVDSLIASMDSKGSEIEVGDQVSHSEDGGSVPEKVSADMGLPSSSLVILDDKTEEPSGKDTVGTSVAREKSQESLADHYEAPF, from the exons ATGGCGTCTTCACAACCCTCACATAACGTTGAGTTTGAGGCTGCAAAGTTTCTGCAGAAACTCATTCAGGATTCTAAAGACGAGCCAGCAAAATTGGCTACAAAACTCTATGTG ATATTACAACACATGAAAGCAAGTGGGAAGGAGCATTCAATGCCATATCAAGTAATATCAAG GGCCATGGAGACTGTTATCAACCAACATGGTCTTGATATTGAGGCATTGATGTCATCACGCCTTCCTTTGACAGGTGGATCTCAAATGGGGGATTCTGCGG GATCTTCACAGGCAGTTGGAGTTACAAAAGATTCTAAAGTGGGTTTGGCTGAAAATGAAATATCCAAAATTGACCCATTTGTTTCTAGCAGGCCACCTGTTGGCCCGAGTGGTGCTGGACATGATTATTATCAAGGATCTGGAATTCACAAGAACAGTCAGTCTTTTGATCATGAAAGCCCTTCTAGTTTGGACACTAGGTCTGCCAACTCTCAATCCCAAGAAAGAGGGGTGAATCAAAAGGATGGAAAAAAGGCTGCTGCTAAGAGGAAAAGGGGTGATTCGTCCTTTCCCTCAGAACCGCATATTGACAGCCCACAACAGCTTGATGCTCGTAATGCTGTTGTTAATCAGAGGAAGGCCAAAACAAATAAGATTGATTCACCAGGAGGTTTTCCAGCGAGGGGTAGTGAAAATAACAATTCTATGGTTCCCAGTGGTGGCCAGCTGGAACTTTCTTCTTCTCATGTGTCAGCAGGGCAACAACAAGGTGGTTCCCTACCTTCTCCTCATGAAACTCTTTCTTCCAGGAGTGCATGGAATCAAAATAAAACAGGGTTACCCCTTGAAAGATCTCAAGTTCCCAGGTTTTCTTCTAATTCTGTGCCTGGTAATATGACAGCGGAGATTCCAGTGCAGCAGTCAATGACTTCATCTATTGGAGCTG GTCATATTAGCAAGGTTCATGGAGGTGTGCATGTCACTTCTAGTTCATACCCAATGGGGGAGCTAGGATTTTCAGGTCAAGCCCATTTCAGTGGTTCTGAACTTCAGAAGCATGGATTAGCTAAAGGTGTGGATGACTTGCCAGCATCACTTTCCACTGTAAGGGTTTTGGAAAATGAAGGAGGAAGTTCAAATATGTTTGGAGATGTAAAGATGATTATTCAG GGTGGCCGGCAAAACAGTAATTCTGAAATGACAATGATTAGACCAACAGTTCCCAGAGATGTGGGAAAATCTCCTGCTCCTCAGTCTAGCAATCCTTTCAAGGATCAACAATTAAAACAGCTTAGGGCTCAATGCCTCGTCTTTTTAGCATTCAG AAATGGTTTGGTGCCAAAGAAACTGCATCTGGAGCTAGCACTTGGAAATATCTTTCCTAAAGATG GTGGTAATTCAGATGGTCCTCGCAAAGAGCTGGTTGATCATAAAGGAAAGGCACAATCTTCTCATGAGCCAAGTAGCATCCCTGAAGCTTCAATGCAATTTGGTAGGTTGAATAACGTGAAGGAAAGTGAGGGAATTCCTCCAGGTGCCTCTTCCGCTGGTAGATTCTTGGATGGCAACTTCTTGTCTAAAGAAGCTGATAAAGTGAAAATGATGGAAGACAAAAGCGGTCCACCTTCAGACCTCACAGTACTTGCAGAAGAAAGGAAACATCCTTTTGCTACTAGAAAACTGGAGGCTGAAGTGCAGAGCCTGGAAAAGGTGGAATCACAGGCATTGTTCAACACTGTGAATGTGATGCAGCCGCCTGATTCAGCAAGGGCTTCTTTAGCCTCTCGTAACCCTGTGGACAGCACAGAGAATGGCCATCTGCATGTAGGAAGGACTGACCTAGCTTCATCTCTAATGAGCATAAATAAACAAGTGAACCCTGAGGCAGTCAGCTGGACTGGAATAGGCAGTCATAATGAAGTTTCTCGGGGATCCTTACCATCCATTGCTGTTCAGCATGAATTGATGCCTGACAGAAAAGATAATGGTCCTAGTCATTTTCAAAGTCTTGGGAACAGCAGTGTTTCAG AACAAGATGATGAAGACAAGTCAGCTTCTACAGATTCTCCACCTTCTCCAAAGTGTACCATGTCCGAGAAGTGGATCATGGATTATCAGAAGAAGAGACTTTTAGCTGAGCGAAATTGGGCTCTAAAACAGCAAAAGACAAAACAAAGAATGGTCACTTGTTTTGACAAATTAAAG GAAACAGTGAATTCATCTGAAGACATATCTGCAAAAACTAAAAGTGTTATAGAATTGAAAAAGCTTCAGTTATTGGGGCTCCAACGCCGTTTAAGGAG TGATTTTCTGAGTGATTTTTTTAAGCCAATCACTGCTGACATGGATCGTTTGAAATCATATAAGAAACATAAACATGGTAGAAGGATAAAACAACTTGAAAAATTTGAGCTGAAAATGAAGGAAGAACGACAAAAGAGGATTCGTGAGAGGCAGAAGGAGTTCTTTGCTGAGATAGAAGTTCACAA GGAAAGACTGGATGATGTATTTAAGATTAAGAGAGAACGCTGGAAGGGTTTCAATAAGTATGTGAAGGAGTTCCATAAAAGGAAGGAGCGTATCCATCGGGAGAAGATTGACAGAATTCAGCGTGAGAAGATTAATTTATTAAAGATTAATGATGTAGAGGGGTATCTGCGAATGGTGCAG GATGCAAAATCGGATCGTGTGAAGCAACTGCTGAAGGAGACTGAGAAATATCTTCAAAAGCTGGGATCCAAGTTACAACAAGCAAAGCCTATGGCAAGGCACTTTGAAAATGATATGGATGAAACACAAACTGCTACTGTTTTTGAGAAGAATGAAACTGTTTTTGAGAATGAAGATGAAAGTGACCAAGCAAAG CATTACATGGAAAGCAATGAGAAGTACTATATGATGGCTCATAG CATAAAAGAGAGCATTGCAGAGCAGCCGGCTTGTCTTCGGGGTGGAAAATTAAGGGA GTACCAGATGAATGGATTAAGATGGTTGGTTTCATTATACAACAATCATTTGAATGGCATTCTTGCTGATGAAATGGGCCTTGGAAAAACTGTTCAG GTTATCTCTCTTATTTGTTACCTGATGGAAACCAAAAATGATAGAGGCCCTTTCTTGGTGGTTGTACCTTCTTCAGTTCTACCAGGATGGGAGTCAGAAATCAATTTCTGGGCCCCAGGTGTACATAAAATTGTTTATTCTGGGCCTCCAGAGGAGAGGCGTAGGCTATTCAA GGAACAAATTGTGCATCAGAAATTCAACGTCCTTCTAACAACATATGAGTATCTGATGAACAAGCACGACAGACCAAAATTGAGTAAAATACATTGGCATTATATTATAATTGATGAAGGTCATCGCATAAAGAATGCTTCTTGCAAATTGAATGCCGACTTGAAACACTATCAGAGTGCACACAGATTGCTATTAACTGGAACACCACTACAG AATAATCTTGAGGAATTGTGGGCACTACTTAACTTTCTGTTGCCTAACATTTTTAATTCGTCAGAGGATTTTTCTCAGTGGTTCAACAAACCATTTCAGAGTAATGGTGATAATTCACCTGATGAA GCTTTACTATCTGAAGAGGAGAATTTGTTGATCATAAACCGTCTTCATCAAGTTCTTCGGCCATTTGTACTTCGTAGACTGAAACATAAG GTTGAGAATCAGCTGCCTGAAAAGATAGAGAGACTTGTAAGGTGTGATGCTTCTGCATATCAGAAGCTTTTGATGAAGAGGGTAGAAGAAAATCTTGGTTCAATTGGAAACTCAAAG GCTCGGTCAGTGCACAACTCGGTTATGGAACTCCGTAATATCTGCAACCATCCATATCTTAGCCAGCTTCATGTGGATGAG GTTGATAATTTGATACCTAAGCATTTTCTACCACCAATTATTAGGCTTTGTGGAAAGCTCGAGATGTTAGATCGATTACTTCCTAAACTGAAAGCAACAGACCATAGG GTTCTTTTCTTTTCGACAATGACTAGGCTGCTTGATGTAATGGAGGAGTATCTCACAATGAAGAAGTATCGGTACCTCCGCTTGGATGGTCATACTTCGGGGAATGATCGTGGTTCCCTTATTGAACAATTTAACCAAACAGATTCTCCCTATTTTATATTTCTGCTCAG CATTCGGGCTGGTGGCGTTGGAGTGAATCTGCAAGCTGCTGATACTGTGATCATATTTGATACTGACTGGAACCCTCAG GTGGATCTTCAAGCACAAGCAAGGGCCCATAGGATTGGTCAGAAGAGGGATGTGCTTGTTCTTCGATTTGAAACT GTCCAAACCGTTGAAGAACAAGTCAGAGCTTCAGCTGAGCATAAATTGGGAGTTGCTAATCAGAGCATTACTGCTGGTTTCTTTGACAATAATACAAG TGCGGAAGACCGGAGGGAATACTTGGAGGCGCTTCTACGGGAGTGTAAGAAAGAGGAAGCTGCCCCTGTATTAGATGATGATGCACTAAATGATTTATTAGCCCGCAG TGAGTCAGAGAttgatgtgtttgaattggttGACAAACAGAGAAGGGAAAAAGAGATG GCAACATGGAAGAGTTTGCTATTGGGACAGGGGTTGAATGCTACTGAGCCTCTACCACCCCTGCCTTCTCGCCTTGTAACAGATGATGACTTGAAATCATTCTATGAAGTGATGAAGTTGTATGATGTACCAAAGGCAGAGGTAGTATCTAATGTTGGGGTGAAGCGGAAGGGACAGAAGCTTGGGGGCCTTGATACTCAGCAATATGGAAGGGGAAAACGAGCAAGAGAG GTGCGTTCCTATGAAGAGCAATGGACAGAAGAGGAATTTGAAAAGATGTGTCAGGTTGACTCTCCTGAATCACCTAAAGTGAAGGAAGAAATAATAGAGAAGAACATGCCAAAGGATGCTAGTGTGCCTTTGGTGGCTATTCATACCACAGAAGCTCAGGCCATACTCCCACCACTCCCTTCACCACAATCTGTGGAGCCTCCACTGTTGCAACAAAGCAAAGAGGTTACTCCACCATCAAAGCGGGGACGTGGAAGGCCGAGAAGAACAATTTCAGATAAATCTCCAACTGCCATGGCACTTCCAGCACCTTCTGGAAATGGGAAAGTGGATGTGGGGTTGCAGAAAAGGATCGAGTCTAGCTCATTAAAATCCTTTGCTCCTAATTCTTCAATTGGTTCTTCTAATTTAGGGGGAACTAGTGGAGTGACACCTCAATCTAGTATAGGGATTACTCCTAGTCCTCAGCCTACAACCCCTTCAGTTTCTGTTACACCCAGTTCACAATCTATTCCTGTGGCAGTTGTCACAGCTGGCTCACAATCTAGTTCTGCTGCTGTTGTCACACCTGTCTTGCAATCTATTCCTGCTGTTGTCACACCTGGCTTGCAATCTATTCCTGCTGCTGTTGTCACTCCTGGCTTGCAGTCTATTCCTGCTACTGCTGTTAAACCTGGCTTACAATCTATTCCTGTTGCTGTCACACCTGGCTCACAACCTATGCCTTCTGCTGTCACACCTGTGTCACAATCTATTCCTGCTGCTGTTGTCACACCTGTGTCACAATCTATTACTGCTGGCCCTTCTGCACCTATCCAATCAAGAGGACGAGGTCGGAAGGTTCAGAGTGGAGTACAAGCACCACGACGCAGGGGAAAGAAACAGGGGTCTATACTGTCTGCTTCTGGGAATTTAGCAGCTCCTGATCCAAGTACAAATGAACAATCACAGACTATATCTGTTAATCCATTGCTTAGTGCAACAAGTGGAACCATTTCTAGTGTTCCTGTTGCTCATTGTCATAGTAATTTACCTGGCTCTGCTGCTGTAGAAGTTATTAGTGGACCCAATTATTCTGTACCAGGGATTGCTTTGGATTCTAAGTCAGCTCCTCCTATCTCTTCTATCGCTCCTGCCGCTGAATGCCTCCCTCCTGGCCCTTCAGCTCCTATAAAAGGGCCAAGCAGCAATGCTCAAACTGGAGCCGGAACACCACGGCGTAGAGGGAGGAAACAAGCACCATTATCATCTGCTGTTTCAGATGCTTTTCTCAGTCAGTTTTCCATATCAGATCAAGTCTCGAAGAATAAATCTGAGGAATCAGGAAGTAAAGCCATTGTCCTGACAAGTAACCAAAAGAGTTATGATTGTGAACCTAGAGATGTTAACCAGGAGCAAGCAACCAGAGTAGCTGGTCAGGATAAAAAATCAGCAGAACATTTGGATGATGCAACCCGAAATCAGCAGCCACTCTGCTCATCAACGTCAAATGATGGTGTTGCGAGACCCATGG GCTCATCTCCTGGACAAATTCTATGTGCTGATATGCATGATGTGGCTGCTGTTGCAAAGGAATTATCAGCTGAAAATAGCTCTCCAAAAGCTAATTTTGGTGAACAAGGTAATGATGGTGGGGTTGCCCAAAATGTACCTGTATTAAGTAAAACATTTATGGAGGTGGCTCAAAGCCAAAGCTCTGAAGACAAAGTATCCTCTGTTGTTGGCCATCCAACTGAGTCATCTCCAAGTTCTGCTGCTGTAGAAGCTATTGGAAAATCTGTTCATGAGGTTGCTGTAAAGATTGCTTCCGATTCTCAGCCTACTGCATCTTATCCTTCTCTCTCTCCAGCCTCACAATCTATCCCTTCCGAATCCATGCTTGTTAAAAGGCAAGGTCGAAAGGCTCCAAATAGAGCAGAAACACCTAGGCGTAGGGGAAGGAAGCAGGGTCCAGTTTCACCTGCTGCTGATGCTTTGGTTGTTCAGGATCAGAAAGTGAATCCACAATCACAGAATAAATCAAGGGATTCATCAGGGAGTAAGGTGATGAACTTGAGAAGTAAACAAGAGGGTGATCTTAATGAACCCGCAAATATCACTCAG GAGGCACATTTATCCAGTGGTTTAGTTGGCCTAGATCCAAAAAGAAAAGAGACTAGTGGAATTCCTGGTTTTGACCGAATTCAGACTGCTGCTATTACTGATGTTGCTCGTGTGATGAAGGAGATTTTCTCTGAAACTTGCTCatcaaaaaataaaatgggagagTCTTCTAGGATTGAATGTAAAAATGCCCCAATTGTACCTGTAGTAAGACAGACTCCTATGGAGGTTCCAAAAAGCCAAAGCGCAGAGGAAAAAATCCTGTCAACTGTGCCAACTTCGGATGCTGAAACTACGGTTTTGGGGATTTCAGTTGACAGTTGTAGACAGTCTGACCCTGGAGTTGGTGTCATGGTGGAAGAGGGCCATGCACCTGCTTTGGGTAAGCCAAAACTTACAGAAAATGTAGTAGATTCAGGACAGGTTTCTCAGAAAAACTCGATTGCAGGTGTCAATAAGGAGGTCGCTTGTACTGTTCCAGTTAGCATTGGTGAAAAGGAGATTGTTTCATCTTCTAGACCTGCTCCTCATGAACTCCCTGGTCCTAGTCCAGTGTCCTCTGGGAATGAGGTTGATTCAACACTTTCATCTCAAGGCCCGGAAGAGCCTTCTGGGATGACACAGGATGAATTAGGAAATGAAAAAGTTCCATCTTCAAATGAGCTACCAAAATCTTCTCCCTTTGATGTTGGCAGCCTTGAGCATCCCAAGATTTCGGTGGGGGCTGCTGATGATGGTAATTTTTCCACAGCGACTCTATCTTCTCCAATGGAGATTTGTGATAACAATTCAATGAAGAAAACAGAGGTTTCAGCAAAAGCACCACTTCCTTGTGTAATTGGCATAGAAAGCCCAACAATTTCTGCAAATCCTGATGGTGTGAGTTTTGATTCTGGTGTAAGTACACAAATGCTTCCTAGTCCTGTTACAGATTCTGTTTCCAGAAGAATTCCTGTTTTGGCCAAGACTTCGTCTGGAAACATTATTGAGCCTTCTTCACAAGAGTCACTAGATGCCAGAAGCATTCAGGGTTCGACAAGTTGTGTAAAGCCTAGTGGTGTTGGTGGTCATCCTTCAGAGTCTGGATCAGTTTCAGCGAGTTCCTGCCATTCAGACAATGTGCAATTGCCTGTCATAACTCTAAATGATTCTAAAGATGAAATACAGCCTTCTTCAAAAGAGTCTCCAGAACCTGGTGCTCAGCTGCCTTCTAAAGAATCTCCAGAACTTTGTGCTCTTGGTATTAAAAGCTCTTCAACTTCTGGAACACCTAATGCTTTGGGTGATCATCCTCCAGTACCTAGGTCTATTTCTGGAAATCAAGATAATTTAAGTAATGTTGAGGTTGAAGGTATTTCTGACAGGTCTGACATACATGCTACGGCAGACAAAGCTGCGGTTTTCATAGGTGAAACTGGTGTTGAATTTCCAGAAGCTTCCAAGAAGACCAACAATCTTGGAGCTGATCTCCTGCATGGTGTTGTAACTACTGGTTGTAATACTGATACTTTTTGCAAGGCTTTCACTGACCATGATAAATCTGAAGATCTATCCATCCAGATTAAAGATAAAAGGGATCCTTTGTCAGAACCTTCGCAGTCAGTCACTTCTGAGTGTAATTATGTGGAGGTTATTGCACAAGATCATGGTGTGATGCAACTACCGCTAGCTGTTAAAAGTAGTGAGGGTGATCATGTAGAGGTTTGCAATATGGAAGTAGATCCCTCAAAAATACAAGAGCTGCCTCCAAAAGATTTTGTTACGACATCTTCCAGCGTACAAGGTGTTTCAGAAGGCACTAGTGGAATGCAACTGCCTCGTGGAAGCACCGAGGGTGGTCGCCTTGAGGTTAGTAATGTGGAAGAGCAAATATCTTTGCCAGAATTTACTGTTTCTGAATCTGCAGATGTAGGGAAAGATAATAGTGGAGCTGAGGTACAGCCAGAGGTTGGAAGTAGTAAGGGTGAATGTGTAGCTGGTTGCAATGCAGAAGCAAACTTGTCTGAAGCACTTGCATCATTGCCAAATGATATTGCCGCCAAATCTACCGATGCAGAGGACATTCATCAAATGGAGGTTTTGCAGTTTGACAGGGTTGTACTGCAAAATATTTCTGAAAGTACTCTTCCTTCATCTTACCTGGTGGTAGAGGAAGAGAAAGTAGATGACAAACGTGAGAAGAGCTCACTAGCAGAGGGGGAAACACGAGGATCTGAAGCAAAAATGGTTAATGAGGGGGATGTCTCTCGAGTTGGTGGGATTTTTCCTGGAGATGTACTAGAAAATATGGTTTTATCTTCTTCTCCATTGACAATGGAGGAAGAAAAGAGCAAAGTATTCTTTGAGCAGGGTTTATCTGGCAACGCAATAACACCAGAAGAATCAAAAAGTTCTGAAACCGAAATTATTCATCAAATGGATGTATCCCATGATATTGTTGAGCAACTGATTACACCACCAAATTTCATTTTATCTTCGGCTTCCTTGGCTAGTGAAGAGGAAAAGATGAAAAGCATATGTGAGAAGGGTCTAGTTCTCAGCCCAGTACTAGAGGAATTAAAAGGATCTGAAGCTGAAAATTGTTATCAAATGGGTGTATCTGAGGTTGGTTCAAGTGTGCCTGAATATACATCGGCAAAAATGAATGTTCCATCATCTTCTTTGGCAATGGAGGAAGACAAGGCTGATGACTTATCTGACAAGGGTCTATTTTGCAGCTTAGTAGTACCAGCAGAATCAAAAGGATCTGATATTGAAAAGAACAATGAAATAAATGTTTCTCAGGTTGGTGAGGTTGTGCCTGAAAATATATCAGCAAATATGGTTTTGTCTTTGTCTTCCTGTGCCCCAGAGGGTGACAAAATTGAAGGCTTATCTGAAATGAACAAAAGTGGCAGCTCGGCAGCTGGGGAACCAAAAGGATCTGAAACTGAGAAAAGCAATGCCCTGGAGGATGACAAATGCGAAGGCTTAACTGAGATGAACAGAAGTAGCATATCTGCAGCTGAGGAACCAAAACTATCTGAAACTGAGAAAAGCAATGCTCTGGAGGATGACAATTGCGAAGGCTTATCTGAGATGAACAAAAGTAGCAGCTCAGCAGCAGAGGAATGTGAAGGCTTATCTGAGATGAACAAAAGTAGCAGCTCAGCAGCAGAGGAACAAGGATCTGAAACTGAGATAGGCAATGCCCTGGAGGATGACAAAAGCAAAGGCTTATCTGAGATGAATAAAAGTGGCGGCTCAGCACCAGAGGAAGCAAAAGGATCTGAAACTGAGAAAAGCGAAGAAATGGTTGTATCCCAAGTTGTTGGTATTGTGTCTAAAACTGCATTGGATAGTGATGGTCTGCCTACAACTTTGTCAGTGACGGAGGATGATAAGATTGAAGGTGTTTCTGAGAAGAGCACTCATAGCATGTTGGGAGCAGTGGGTGAATCTAGGTCTGAAATAGAAGACAATCATCCGTTGGCTGAATCTCAGGTTGATATGATAGGGCCCGAATCTTCTCAGGTTGATGGGATAGAGCCAGAAGATTCCCAGGTTGGTGGTATTGTGCCTGATGATAAATCCGGAAACGTCATCATACCTACATTGTCTATATCAATGATGCATGAAGAGGATATTGAGGATACTCCATGCAAGGTTCCAGAGGGATCAAAAATGTCTGAATCTGAAATAGATGGACAAACAAAGCATGGTGGGATGGCTGAAAAGTTAGACCTGCCTTATTCTCTAGTGACAGAGGGGGCAGGAGTACCCTTCTCATCTGAGAAGGGTACAGTCGACAGCTTAATAGCATCCATGGATTCAAAAGGATCTGAAATTGAAGTGGGTGATCAAGTATCTCATTCTGAGGATGGTGGAAGTGTGCCAGAGAAAGTATCTGCGGATATGGGCTTGCCTTCATCTTCATTAGTGATACTGGATGATAAGACTGAGGAACCATCTGGAAAAGATACAGTTGGCACCTCAGTAGCTCGGGAGAAATCACAAGAATCTCTAGCTGA CCATTACGAAGCACCTTTTTAG